GTTTGGAACTTTTCATAGAGGTAAGAATTTGTTCATTGTGATACCAAAATGTGTTTTAACTTGTCTCCCTTAATcttgaaatataaaaattctatGTTGCAGAGTGGGAAAGAGATCACACCAGCAATGACAATGACATGTATCAGAGAAGGACATTATGAGGTAAAATTTCACGCGAAGCTCTCAGCATTACAAGCATTCTCAATCTGTGTAGCCGAGCTGCAAAGAACTGAAGTCtcaagaggagaaagaaacatATCTTTGTCTAGATGCAGTTCACTCAGAGAGCTTATTGAAATGGAAACTCCGATGAATACAAGAGAAGTCCTTCCTTCTTTCATGCCTAATGTCACATTCTCTCCAATCTCAAGGGTTTAAAAACACATCACAAAGTAATCAATCTCTAGTCCCTCTTATGTGCATATATAGTCACTATACATACcatacaaataaatatcagCCAGAATCTAGCTACCGGGATATTATATATTAGTGTTTAGAACTTTAGCATCATAaatgtttgttcttcttcctcatgaCTCAAAGAACCCGTTTCTTTCAATATTATctatctttcttgttcttggtttCATTGTCATATTCAACGCAACTGAGTTTGAGTTACTCGGTTTAGTTTGTAATGACTGTGCTTCTTGTAAATGCAGTTACAAAATTAagtagacaaaaaaaaaaaaaaaaaaaagtagatgaCCAAAGGAAacatagttttatttatttttgtgttggAAATTCCAACATAAAAGATGTTGAATCAGAAAATGTGTTGGGGTGTTTCTAGCAACAATGAGGATTTCCGGGTACGCATTGACAAGTATGATAGACACAGTTGTGGATTGGACCTTTGCAAAACTTGGCACAATCTGCATTGGTATTGCATGTTATAGGCTTCAATATATCGTTTGTGCTTTCTTGTATCCTTGCACTCATCACCACacctatatacatatacatgtaCACCAAACTCATTATTTTCACAACATTAATTAGAAATGAATCTACAAATATATGAGGAAGAGATGACTAACCAGAGGTAAAGAGAAGagctaagaagaagatggtgaatgTGAAGGAgcttttcatgtttctttctACTAAAAGTCTAAACCGTGTGTTTGAGAAGAGACAAAGACTTGTGAAATTTTGTGTGATTTTTTATCCCATtgaatatatacaaatattttagggAGATAGTTTGATTAGAAGGAAATTAACGTTAGCTATTTTAGTACCTAAGCGTTTTGAATTTgactaaacaaatatatttttctatatagtctctgtttgtttgaaaagaaacaatgacTTGTAAGATTTTGTGTGATGTGTTATTCCATTGATATGCAAATATTTTAGGGAgataatttgattaaaaagaaatttactTTAGCTATTTTGGTAACTAAGCCAATTTAATTTGACTAAACAATATggtttatgaaaaaaatcagtttttctatataaaatattttaaattttcaaaacatggccaaaatttcaaaaaatcattgtattatccatttttcttcctagcactttttttcttatcaactTGTGCCTAATTCATGAAATTATCCATTTAGTTAAACTTGACAGAGATTTcatgaatttaaaataaaataatttaatcatAGAGAAAGTGATTAGAGAGCCTTCCGGCTTGAAAACAACGCCACAAGaataggaagaaaaaaaca
This sequence is a window from Arabidopsis thaliana chromosome 1 sequence. Protein-coding genes within it:
- a CDS encoding Defensin-like (DEFL) family protein (Defensin-like (DEFL) family protein; LOCATED IN: endomembrane system; BEST Arabidopsis thaliana protein match is: Defensin-like (DEFL) family protein (TAIR:AT1G63535.1); Has 35333 Blast hits to 34131 proteins in 2444 species: Archae - 798; Bacteria - 22429; Metazoa - 974; Fungi - 991; Plants - 531; Viruses - 0; Other Eukaryotes - 9610 (source: NCBI BLink).) is translated as MKSSFTFTIFFLALLFTSGVVMSARIQESTNDILKPITCNTNADCAKFCKGPIHNCVYHTCQCVPGNPHCC